From the Amblyraja radiata isolate CabotCenter1 chromosome 12, sAmbRad1.1.pri, whole genome shotgun sequence genome, one window contains:
- the LOC116979263 gene encoding regulator of cell cycle RGCC-like, with amino-acid sequence MSSTQAGTAVWNEDEFDAVLNEFNVVIDDLSCSAKAGTEYVEHLNRKKRLGAMTARDSGIDDPESTASSAGSSLSCSVEKLNSVDTATTKAKLGDTKDLEDFIADLDQTLADMM; translated from the exons ATGAGCTCAACACAGGCAGGCACTGCAG TGTGGAACGAGGATGAATTTGATGCTGTTCTCAATGAATTCAATGTGGTCATCGATGATCTGTCCTGCTCCGCAAAGGCTGGCACTGAATATGTGGAACATTTGAATCGGAAGAAGAGGCTGGGTGCGATGACTGCCCGGGATAGTGGGATCGATGACCCAGAGA GCACGGCATCATCTGCTGGTAGCAGCTTGAGCTGCAGCGTTGAGAAGCTGAACTCCGTGGACACAGCAACAACcaaag CCAAACTTGGAGACACAAAAGATCTGGAGGATTTTATTGCAGACCTGGATCAGACATTAGCAG ACATGATGTAG